The Sphingobacteriales bacterium sequence TTCATCAAAAACCACTCTGCCACCTGCTGCAATCATGTAGTCGTAAAACTTTCTGGCATGCAGGTATTCTTCTTCTGCCTGTATTTTTGTCCAGTTGGCAAATCCTGTCAGATTTTTTGATTCAAAATAAGCAGCCATTGCCCAGTACAGATATGAAGAATAAAGTTCTTCATTGATTTGCCTGTTAAGGGCTTTTTCCATTTTTTCCTTTATCATAAGTTCATTTTTTTAGGGTTTAAAAAAATCATTTATTTAATTGGTTTTTACTCTCAGATGAAGGCCACATTCACGGGTTTCCGGATTTTCCCACCACCATCTTCCGTTTCGTGCAGGTTCTCCTTTTTCAACGGCCCGGGTACAGGGGGCACAGCCAATACTCAGATAACCCTTGTCGTGGAGGATGTTATACGGAATTCTGTTTCCCCTGATAAAGTTCCAGACTTCATCTTCCGACCAGTCAATCAAAGGATTATACTTCAAAATATTGTATTCGTTGTCCCACTCAAACATAGCCATGTCTTTGCGGGTAACTGATTGCTCTTTTCTGATACCTGTTACCCATACCTGTACCCCTTCGAGGGCTCTTTTCAAAGGATTGATTTTTCTGATTGTGCAACACAATTTTCTTTTTTCTATACTGTCATAGAACAAATTCAGGCCTTTTTTGTTCACCATTTTTTCCACCTCGGCATGGTCGGGGAAAAATACTTCAATGTCAATATTGTATTTGGATTTTGTTCTTTCTATCAAATCATAGGTTTCATAAAAAAGGCGACCGGTATCGAGGGTAAAGATGCGAATGTTCAGCCCTGATCGGGCAATTAAATGAGTAATTATTTGATCTTCAGCACCTAAACTCGATGAAAAGGCAACTTTTCCGGGATATTTTTCATGGAGGAATCTCAGAGTAGTCTCCGGATCTGCCTGTTTAAATTGCCCGTTAAGTATGTCGATTATGGTTTTATCTGTCATAAGCTGTTTAATTATCCAACTGTTGACCCATTTTCCGTTTCATTGGATGGCCCGAGAAATACAAGTTTTCCGTTTGATTCCTGAATCATCAGAATCATGCCTTTCGATTCAATACCTTTAATTTTTCTGGGCTTAAGATTAGCAAGGTAAGCCACCTGTCTGCCTTTAACCTCCTCAGGAGTGTATTGGTGTGCAATACCAGAAATAATAGTCCTTTGTTCGAAACCAAGGTCAATGGTAAGTTTCATCAGTTTGTCTGTTCCTTCAACCTTTTCAGCTTCCAGAACCCTGACAATGCGGATATCATTTTTCTGAAAATCCTCAAAACTGATTTCTTCCTTCAAAGGTGCCGGGGCTATGGCCGTATGCTTGGCTGATTTTGAATTTTTCAGCTTTTCTATTTGATATTCAATGATTTTATCATCAATTTTTTCAAAAAGAAAAGAAGGAGGTTCAATTTTCTGTCCCGCTTTGACAATATCGGTACGCCCTATATCAAACCAGTTCAGATTTCGTCTGATGTGCAGCAGGGCTTCAATTTTCTCAGCCGTAAAAGGCAGGAAAGGATGCATGAGCTGAGAAAGATTGGCACAAATCTGAAGGCAGTTATTCAGAACATTGGCAACCGCCTGCCTGTCAGTTTTAATCAGGTGCCAGGGCTCAGTATCGGTCAGGTATTTATTTCCGGCCCGTGCGAGGTTCATCATTTCGCTTTGTGCCTCGCGGAAACGATAGTTTTCAATGGCCTGGGAAACTTTTTCCCGGTATGCCGGAATATTAATCTGCTCAAGTGCTGTCGTGTCAGTACTTTCCGGGATCACACCATCGAAGTATTTATGTGTCAGGGAGATTACCCTGTTGACAAAATTTCCCAGAATAGCAACCAGTTCATTGTTGTTTTTTGCCTGAAAATCTTTCCATGTAAAATCATTGTCTTTAGTTTCCGGAGCATTGGCAGTCAAAACATAACGGAGGACGTCCTGTTTGCCGGGAAACTCTTCAAGGTATTCATGCAGCCAGACTGCCCAGTTTTTGGAAGTCGAAATCTTATCTCCTTCGAGGTTCATAAATTCATTGGCAGGGACGTTGTCGGGGACGATATACGAGCCTTCGGCTTTCAGCATGACCGGAAAGATGATGCAATGAAACACAATATTATCTTTCCCGATGAAATGGACAAGTTCGGTATCCGGATCTTTCCACCATTTTTCCCAGTCAC is a genomic window containing:
- a CDS encoding phosphoadenylyl-sulfate reductase: MTDKTIIDILNGQFKQADPETTLRFLHEKYPGKVAFSSSLGAEDQIITHLIARSGLNIRIFTLDTGRLFYETYDLIERTKSKYNIDIEVFFPDHAEVEKMVNKKGLNLFYDSIEKRKLCCTIRKINPLKRALEGVQVWVTGIRKEQSVTRKDMAMFEWDNEYNILKYNPLIDWSEDEVWNFIRGNRIPYNILHDKGYLSIGCAPCTRAVEKGEPARNGRWWWENPETRECGLHLRVKTN
- the metG gene encoding methionine--tRNA ligase — translated: AQAFFRKLHEKNVFTEDTIEQLYDEEAGMYLADRYITGTCPKCGYQEAYGDQCEKCGTSLSPTELINPKSVLSGSKPVLKKTKHWYLPLNQYEDWLKEWILEGKKDIWKTNVYGQCASWINEGLKPRAVTRDLDWGVPVPLSHAEGKVLYVWFDAPIGYISATREFTGDWEKWWKDPDTELVHFIGKDNIVFHCIIFPVMLKAEGSYIVPDNVPANEFMNLEGDKISTSKNWAVWLHEYLEEFPGKQDVLRYVLTANAPETKDNDFTWKDFQAKNNNELVAILGNFVNRVISLTHKYFDGVIPESTDTTALEQINIPAYREKVSQAIENYRFREAQSEMMNLARAGNKYLTDTEPWHLIKTDRQAVANVLNNCLQICANLSQLMHPFLPFTAEKIEALLHIRRNLNWFDIGRTDIVKAGQKIEPPSFLFEKIDDKIIEYQIEKLKNSKSAKHTAIAPAPLKEEISFEDFQKNDIRIVRVLEAEKVEGTDKLMKLTIDLGFEQRTIISGIAHQYTPEEVKGRQVAYLANLKPRKIKGIESKGMILMIQESNGKLVFLGPSNETENGSTVG